One genomic region from Gemmatimonadaceae bacterium encodes:
- a CDS encoding ATP-binding protein, protein MRLSSRWVPPWLFWTLVLAVITGGMLLLRDNLDQAHVALIYLMVVLGASASAGRGVGIGLACAGFALIDFFFQPPYETLAIGKRPDWLVLIAFLATAAVATQLLARARAEAEGARRRAEEIDRLSLLGAETLSVGRAEEALGAIAHVIRDTIGVAVCEIFVLGTARDIEVRVTGADPPDTEDASGASRELVSWVAANGRIAAEREDGSLFRATRPPNENVSFDLALGNARALLVPLIVHGRTVGVLRLAHTHALALDPPQRRFLAALSYYAALGIERVRLVAEAEHAEALREADQLKDALLASVSHDLRTPLTTIKALAHDIAFTGDERAAVIEQQADRLNRMVADLLELSRLNAGALPVRRELNAAEDLVGAAIQQVSGALNGREVRASIEWSEPVLVGQFDFVHSLRILVNLIENALKYSPADTPIDIEVRRIDGMLHITVADRGPGITGAERERIFDPFYRLIPGVSPDDGAGAGLGLAIARRLAEAQGGNVTYADRAGGGSLFTLELPASSLEEAAAVERVHD, encoded by the coding sequence GTGCGATTGTCCAGCCGCTGGGTGCCGCCCTGGCTGTTCTGGACGCTGGTGCTGGCAGTCATCACCGGCGGCATGTTGTTGCTGCGCGACAATCTCGACCAGGCCCACGTCGCCCTCATTTATCTGATGGTTGTGTTAGGCGCGAGCGCGAGCGCCGGCCGCGGGGTGGGCATCGGCCTCGCCTGCGCCGGGTTCGCGCTGATCGATTTTTTCTTCCAGCCGCCCTACGAGACGCTGGCGATCGGCAAGCGCCCGGACTGGCTGGTGCTCATCGCGTTTCTCGCCACCGCCGCCGTCGCGACGCAGCTGCTGGCGCGGGCGCGCGCCGAAGCCGAGGGGGCGCGACGCCGCGCCGAGGAGATCGACCGGCTGTCGTTGTTAGGCGCTGAAACCCTCAGCGTCGGGCGCGCCGAAGAAGCGTTAGGCGCGATCGCGCACGTGATCCGCGATACGATCGGCGTGGCCGTGTGCGAGATCTTCGTGCTGGGCACGGCGCGCGACATCGAGGTGCGTGTGACGGGCGCCGACCCGCCGGACACGGAGGACGCCTCGGGCGCGTCGCGCGAGCTCGTCTCCTGGGTCGCGGCCAACGGCCGCATCGCCGCCGAGCGCGAAGATGGGTCGCTGTTCCGCGCCACGCGGCCGCCGAACGAGAACGTCTCCTTCGATCTCGCGCTCGGCAACGCGCGCGCGCTGCTCGTCCCCCTCATCGTGCACGGGCGCACGGTGGGCGTGCTTCGCCTCGCGCACACGCACGCCCTGGCGCTCGATCCGCCGCAGCGCCGCTTCCTCGCGGCCCTCTCGTACTACGCTGCGTTAGGCATAGAGCGCGTCCGCCTCGTCGCCGAAGCCGAGCACGCTGAAGCGCTCCGCGAGGCGGACCAGCTCAAGGACGCCCTCCTCGCGTCTGTGTCGCACGACCTGCGCACGCCGCTCACCACCATCAAGGCACTCGCCCACGACATTGCCTTCACCGGAGACGAACGCGCCGCCGTCATCGAACAGCAGGCCGACCGCCTCAACCGCATGGTGGCCGACCTGCTCGAGCTCTCGCGCCTCAACGCCGGCGCGCTCCCGGTGCGGCGCGAGCTCAACGCCGCCGAAGACCTCGTGGGCGCGGCGATCCAGCAGGTGTCCGGCGCGCTGAATGGACGCGAAGTGCGCGCGTCGATCGAGTGGTCGGAGCCCGTCCTCGTGGGCCAGTTCGATTTCGTGCACTCGCTCCGGATTCTCGTGAACCTCATCGAGAACGCGCTCAAGTACTCGCCGGCCGACACGCCGATCGACATCGAAGTGCGGCGCATCGATGGGATGCTGCACATCACGGTCGCCGACCGCGGCCCCGGCATCACCGGCGCCGAGCGCGAGCGCATCTTCGACCCGTTTTATCGGCTCATTCCCGGCGTGTCGCCGGATGATGGCGCGGGTGCCGGGTTAGGCCTGGCCATCGCGCGGCGCCTCGCCGAGGCGCAGGGCGGCAACGTGACGTACGCCGATCGCGCCGGCGGCGGGAGTCTCTTCACCCTCGAGCTGCCGGCCTCCTCGCTCGAGGAGGCCGCGGCCGTCGAACGCGTGCACGACTAA
- a CDS encoding SAM-dependent methyltransferase, with amino-acid sequence MPIRHISDTARWVAFYRAMESERKDALFVDPWARRLAGTHGETIVRTIPRGQQTAWAMIVRTALFDEIIMRLVRDGVDHVINLAAGLDTRPFRLALPPALRWTDVDLPDILAYKQETLAGVQPKCVYDAVATDLTDADARHALLVRLGGDARRALIVTEGLLIYLQPERVGALADDLHAQPSFHEWLIDIASPWLKKYMDRSWGKTLDAGGSRMHFFPENGPKFFRPHGWRMVEFRSSLEEAHRLRREMKLAWLWRFMGRMSSAERREAQRMISGVVLLERAGTLDR; translated from the coding sequence ATGCCAATCCGCCACATCTCCGACACCGCTCGCTGGGTGGCGTTTTATCGCGCCATGGAGAGCGAGCGCAAAGACGCGCTGTTCGTGGATCCGTGGGCCCGCCGCTTGGCCGGGACGCACGGCGAGACGATTGTCCGGACGATCCCGCGCGGCCAGCAGACCGCGTGGGCGATGATCGTTCGAACCGCCCTGTTCGACGAGATCATCATGCGTCTGGTACGCGATGGCGTGGATCACGTCATCAACCTCGCGGCCGGCCTGGACACGCGGCCCTTTCGACTCGCGCTGCCGCCGGCGCTGCGGTGGACAGACGTCGATCTGCCCGACATCCTCGCCTACAAGCAGGAGACGCTGGCCGGCGTCCAGCCGAAGTGCGTGTACGACGCGGTCGCCACCGATCTCACCGACGCGGACGCCCGGCATGCGCTGCTCGTACGGTTAGGCGGTGATGCCCGGCGCGCGCTGATCGTCACCGAGGGACTGCTCATCTATCTGCAGCCCGAGCGGGTGGGCGCGCTCGCCGACGATCTCCACGCGCAGCCGTCGTTTCACGAGTGGTTGATCGACATCGCCAGCCCGTGGCTCAAGAAGTACATGGACCGCTCCTGGGGCAAGACGCTGGATGCGGGCGGCTCGCGCATGCACTTCTTTCCCGAGAACGGGCCCAAGTTCTTCCGGCCGCACGGATGGCGCATGGTCGAGTTTCGCTCGAGTCTCGAGGAGGCGCATCGGCTGCGCCGCGAGATGAAGCTGGCGTGGCTGTGGCGCTTCATGGGCCGGATGTCCAGCGCAGAGCGGCGGGAAGCGCAGCGCATGATTTCGGGTGTGGTGCTGCTCGAGCGCGCGGGAACGCTCGACCGTTAG
- the infA gene encoding translation initiation factor IF-1 has protein sequence MSKQDAIELEGTVTEVLPNATFRVAVNETHTVLTTLGGNMRRFRIRVLAGDRVRIEVSPYDLTRGRIIFRHKN, from the coding sequence GTGTCGAAGCAGGACGCCATCGAGCTCGAAGGCACGGTCACGGAAGTGCTGCCTAACGCGACCTTTCGCGTCGCGGTGAACGAGACCCACACGGTACTGACCACGCTGGGCGGCAACATGCGGCGCTTCCGGATTCGCGTCCTGGCCGGCGATCGCGTGCGGATCGAAGTCTCGCCGTACGATTTGACGCGAGGACGCATCATCTTCCGGCACAAGAACTGA
- the rpsU gene encoding 30S ribosomal protein S21, which translates to MVEVVIGENDRLDVVLKQFQRKVIRAGVLKDLRKKRYYEKPSEARQRKAGAARLRLARARRRAV; encoded by the coding sequence GTGGTTGAAGTCGTGATTGGCGAAAACGACCGGCTGGACGTCGTGCTCAAGCAGTTCCAGCGGAAAGTGATTCGTGCAGGCGTGCTCAAGGACCTGCGCAAGAAGCGGTATTACGAGAAGCCGAGCGAGGCGCGGCAGCGAAAGGCCGGTGCGGCGCGGCTCAGGCTCGCGCGCGCCAGACGGCGCGCGGTCTAG
- a CDS encoding citrate synthase has protein sequence MSKGTATQTDALSVTDGRTGKTYDLPITDGAVRAMDLRQIKETPDEFGTLSYDPAFLNTAACRSAITFIDGDKGILRYRGYPIEQLAERATFLETAWLLRHGELPTPKQYDQWVHDITFHTYVHENIKNFLQGFRYDAHPMSMLCSTVAALSSFYPNAKNIFDPEERNLSFVRLMAKVPTLAAFIYRHGKGMPFVYPDNDLSYVENFLSMVARMSEPRYESRPVFTRATEVLFILHADHEQNCSTTAVRTVGSSHADPFSAVAAGIAALYGPLHGGANEAVLRMIEQIGHPKNVKAFIEEVKAGTGQKLMGFGHRVYKSYDPRARIVKRLADDVFKEVGMDKDLEIALELERIALSDDYFTSRKLYPNVDFYTGLIYRSMKFPTDFFTVLFAIARTAGWLAQWEEMLQDKEQKIARPRQIYVGHGERTYKSTLAPK, from the coding sequence ATGAGCAAGGGAACAGCCACGCAGACCGATGCCCTGTCCGTCACCGACGGTCGCACCGGCAAGACATACGACCTTCCGATCACCGATGGCGCGGTGCGCGCCATGGACCTGCGGCAAATCAAAGAGACGCCCGACGAATTCGGAACGCTCAGTTACGATCCCGCGTTCCTGAACACCGCGGCGTGCCGCAGCGCGATCACGTTCATCGACGGTGACAAGGGCATTCTCCGCTATCGCGGATATCCGATCGAGCAGCTCGCCGAGCGGGCCACGTTTCTCGAGACGGCGTGGTTGCTGCGCCATGGCGAGCTGCCGACGCCCAAGCAGTACGACCAGTGGGTGCACGACATCACGTTTCACACCTACGTCCACGAAAACATCAAGAACTTTCTGCAGGGATTCCGCTACGACGCACACCCGATGTCCATGTTGTGCAGCACGGTGGCGGCGTTGTCGTCGTTCTATCCGAACGCCAAGAACATCTTCGATCCGGAGGAGCGGAATCTCTCCTTTGTTCGGTTGATGGCGAAGGTGCCCACGTTGGCGGCATTCATTTACCGCCATGGCAAGGGCATGCCGTTCGTCTATCCGGACAACGACCTGTCGTACGTCGAGAACTTCCTTTCGATGGTGGCGCGCATGAGCGAGCCGCGATACGAGTCGAGACCGGTCTTCACGCGCGCGACCGAAGTGTTGTTCATCCTGCACGCCGATCACGAGCAGAATTGCTCGACGACGGCAGTGCGCACGGTGGGCTCGTCGCACGCGGATCCGTTCTCCGCGGTGGCCGCGGGGATTGCCGCGCTCTATGGTCCGCTGCACGGTGGCGCCAACGAAGCCGTGCTTCGTATGATCGAACAGATCGGGCATCCGAAGAACGTGAAGGCGTTCATCGAAGAGGTGAAGGCCGGCACCGGACAGAAGCTCATGGGCTTCGGGCACCGCGTGTACAAGAGCTACGACCCGCGCGCGCGCATCGTGAAGCGCTTGGCCGACGACGTGTTCAAGGAAGTCGGCATGGACAAGGATCTCGAGATCGCGCTCGAGCTGGAGCGCATTGCGTTGTCTGACGACTACTTCACGTCGCGCAAGCTGTATCCGAACGTCGACTTCTACACCGGGCTCATCTACCGATCGATGAAGTTTCCGACGGATTTCTTCACGGTGTTGTTCGCGATTGCGCGTACGGCGGGATGGCTCGCGCAGTGGGAGGAGATGCTGCAGGACAAGGAGCAGAAGATTGCCCGTCCGCGGCAGATCTACGTTGGGCACGGCGAGCGGACGTACAAGAGCACGCTCGCTCCGAAGTAG
- a CDS encoding alpha-hydroxy acid oxidase — translation MTTFVNLLELESLAKPLLPTAVFDYFAGGAHDEITLDANRRAYDAIALRPRVLVDVSHRDLSTTLFGQRLAFPILVAPMALQRMAHTDGELATARAATSLQTVLTVSTLSSVTVEDIRPACALAPWFQIYVHQERALTEAMLERVAACGYGALVLTVDTPVLGRRERDVRNTFQPPPGIAFANMMAGKGGATTGSAERDSALAMYFAARHDAGVTWKDLEWLRRVCPLPLVLKGVMRGDDAKRAADHGVDGLIVSNHGGRQLDTTLATIRAVAEVADAAGAGVPVLVDGGVRRGTDVLKAIALGARAVLVGRPVLWGLALDGEAGVTRVLTALRDELDTAMALCGCASLSDIGRDLIVI, via the coding sequence GTGACGACCTTCGTAAACCTGCTCGAGCTCGAATCGCTCGCCAAGCCGCTGCTCCCGACGGCGGTGTTCGATTATTTCGCCGGCGGCGCGCACGACGAGATTACGTTGGACGCGAACCGTCGGGCGTACGACGCGATCGCGCTGCGCCCCCGCGTGCTCGTCGACGTGAGTCATCGCGATCTGTCGACGACGTTGTTCGGCCAGCGGCTCGCGTTCCCCATCCTCGTGGCGCCGATGGCGCTGCAGCGGATGGCGCATACCGACGGCGAGCTCGCCACCGCCCGCGCCGCGACGTCGCTCCAGACCGTCCTCACCGTTAGCACGCTGTCGAGCGTGACGGTCGAGGACATTCGTCCCGCGTGCGCGCTCGCGCCGTGGTTCCAGATCTACGTGCATCAGGAGCGTGCGCTCACCGAAGCGATGCTCGAGCGCGTAGCGGCCTGTGGATACGGCGCGCTGGTCCTGACCGTAGACACCCCCGTGTTGGGCCGCCGCGAGCGCGACGTGCGCAACACGTTCCAGCCGCCGCCGGGCATCGCGTTCGCCAACATGATGGCGGGGAAGGGTGGCGCGACGACGGGCAGCGCGGAGCGCGATTCGGCGCTGGCCATGTACTTTGCCGCGCGCCACGACGCCGGCGTCACGTGGAAGGACCTCGAGTGGCTGCGGCGGGTGTGTCCGCTGCCGCTCGTGCTCAAGGGCGTGATGCGCGGCGATGACGCGAAGCGCGCCGCCGACCACGGTGTCGACGGACTCATCGTTTCCAATCACGGCGGACGACAGCTCGACACGACGCTCGCGACCATTCGCGCCGTGGCCGAGGTCGCCGACGCAGCGGGCGCCGGCGTGCCGGTGCTGGTGGACGGCGGCGTTAGGCGCGGCACCGACGTGCTCAAAGCCATCGCCCTCGGCGCGCGAGCGGTGCTGGTCGGACGGCCAGTCTTGTGGGGACTGGCGCTGGACGGCGAAGCCGGCGTGACGCGTGTCCTCACCGCGCTGCGCGATGAGCTCGATACCGCGATGGCGCTCTGTGGATGCGCCTCGCTCTCCGACATCGGGCGCGATCTGATCGTGATCTGA
- a CDS encoding ornithine cyclodeaminase family protein — translation MSTIVVNGTRVRQFLAMRECIDAMERALRALTRGQAVVPLRPVVHIPGETGGALAAMPAYLGDPKSLGVKAISVFPGNEGTAHDSHQGAVLFFDPDHGALVAIMDAGAITAVRTAAVSGVATRLLANADASNLALLGAGVQAHSHLEAMRAVRPVRRVRVWSRTAARAAEFARQYDASDCSVTAVASAKEAVEDADLVCTVTSSREPVLMGDWLAPGAHLNVVGASVAAAREVDTTAVLRSACFVDRRESAVREAGDLVIPMREGAITESHIRGELGEILDGTGQGRLTPQEITLFKSVGLAVEDLGAADIVYRRAREDPDVPRIDLR, via the coding sequence GTGAGCACGATCGTTGTCAACGGGACGCGCGTGCGGCAGTTCCTCGCCATGCGCGAATGCATCGACGCCATGGAGCGCGCGCTTCGCGCGTTGACGCGAGGACAAGCCGTGGTCCCGCTCCGGCCGGTCGTCCACATCCCGGGCGAGACGGGCGGCGCCCTCGCCGCGATGCCCGCCTATCTCGGCGATCCAAAATCCCTGGGAGTCAAGGCGATCAGCGTCTTCCCCGGCAACGAGGGCACTGCGCACGACTCGCATCAGGGCGCGGTGCTGTTCTTCGACCCGGATCACGGCGCGCTCGTGGCGATCATGGATGCGGGCGCCATTACGGCCGTGCGCACCGCCGCGGTCTCGGGCGTCGCCACGCGGCTCCTCGCGAACGCGGACGCGAGCAACCTCGCGCTCCTCGGCGCCGGCGTCCAAGCGCACAGCCATCTCGAGGCGATGCGGGCCGTGCGTCCGGTGCGACGCGTGCGCGTCTGGAGCCGCACTGCTGCGCGCGCCGCAGAGTTTGCCCGTCAATACGACGCGTCCGATTGTTCGGTGACGGCCGTCGCATCGGCGAAGGAGGCCGTGGAGGACGCGGACCTGGTGTGCACCGTGACGTCGTCGCGCGAGCCGGTGCTCATGGGCGATTGGCTGGCGCCGGGCGCGCACCTCAACGTGGTGGGCGCGAGCGTGGCCGCCGCACGCGAGGTGGACACGACCGCGGTGCTCCGCTCGGCGTGCTTCGTGGACCGGCGCGAGTCCGCGGTACGGGAAGCGGGCGACCTGGTGATTCCGATGCGCGAGGGCGCGATCACCGAATCGCACATCCGGGGCGAGTTAGGCGAGATTCTCGATGGGACGGGCCAGGGTCGATTGACGCCGCAGGAGATCACGCTGTTCAAGTCGGTCGGCCTGGCCGTGGAAGACCTGGGCGCGGCCGACATCGTCTATCGCCGGGCACGGGAAGACCCCGACGTGCCGCGCATCGACCTGCGCTGA
- the solA gene encoding N-methyl-L-tryptophan oxidase has product MTATGCDVMVIGAGAMGSAAAYALARRGVRVTAIDRWAPPHAHGSSHGRTRIIREAYFEHPAYVPLVRRAYHLWAELERHTGRPLFRRTGGLTLGAPDGVLVSGALRSAREHGVEHEVFDAQELKRRFPALAPPNGTVGVHEHRAGILFPERCVESLRAAAREHGAVLETGERALRWDASSASVTVTTDHRVYHARRVILAAGAWLAPLAPALGVPLVVERQVIHWITPRKHPERVGARHLPVAIWEYAPGRMFYVIPDVGDGLKAALHHQGATVDPDESVAPASREEQAAALSLVDRYLHDAAGIVSESAACLYTNTPDGHFVIDAHPGAPQVIVASACSGHGFKFAPAIGEALADLALGTSPAVDVAPFRLSRFAADAPPA; this is encoded by the coding sequence GTGACCGCGACCGGGTGCGACGTGATGGTGATCGGCGCCGGGGCAATGGGAAGCGCCGCGGCCTATGCGCTCGCGCGTCGCGGCGTGCGCGTGACCGCGATCGACCGGTGGGCGCCGCCGCACGCGCACGGATCGTCGCACGGACGCACCCGGATCATCCGCGAGGCGTACTTCGAGCACCCGGCGTACGTGCCGCTCGTTCGGCGGGCGTACCATCTGTGGGCGGAGCTCGAGCGCCATACGGGCCGTCCGCTGTTCCGGCGGACCGGCGGACTTACGTTAGGCGCGCCGGACGGCGTGCTCGTGTCCGGCGCGCTCCGGAGCGCCCGCGAGCACGGCGTCGAGCACGAGGTGTTCGACGCGCAGGAGCTCAAACGCCGGTTCCCGGCGCTCGCGCCGCCCAACGGCACCGTGGGCGTGCACGAGCATCGCGCGGGCATCCTGTTTCCCGAGCGATGCGTCGAGTCTCTGCGCGCGGCCGCGCGCGAGCATGGCGCGGTGCTCGAGACCGGGGAACGCGCGCTGCGCTGGGACGCATCGTCGGCGTCGGTGACTGTTACGACCGACCACCGCGTGTACCATGCGCGTCGCGTCATTCTCGCCGCGGGCGCGTGGCTCGCGCCGCTCGCTCCGGCACTCGGCGTCCCTCTCGTCGTCGAGCGGCAAGTGATCCACTGGATCACCCCGCGCAAACATCCCGAGCGGGTGGGGGCGCGACATCTCCCGGTCGCGATCTGGGAATACGCTCCCGGGCGCATGTTCTACGTCATCCCCGATGTCGGCGACGGGCTCAAGGCTGCGCTGCACCATCAAGGCGCAACGGTCGATCCCGACGAGTCCGTCGCGCCGGCCTCGCGCGAGGAGCAGGCTGCGGCGCTCTCGCTGGTCGATCGATACCTGCATGACGCGGCGGGCATCGTGAGCGAGAGCGCGGCGTGTCTCTACACCAACACGCCGGACGGGCACTTCGTGATCGATGCGCATCCGGGCGCACCCCAGGTGATCGTCGCCAGCGCGTGCTCCGGGCACGGCTTCAAGTTCGCGCCGGCGATCGGCGAGGCGCTGGCCGATCTTGCGTTAGGTACGAGCCCGGCGGTCGACGTCGCGCCGTTCCGGCTGTCGCGGTTCGCGGCGGACGCGCCGCCAGCCTAA
- the aceK gene encoding bifunctional isocitrate dehydrogenase kinase/phosphatase, whose amino-acid sequence MTSGVMNGNGNVEAVATAIHEAYDAYQSRFRAITRRASEHFVRREWRDAQRDASERIVLYKQHVDMVLAQTRAMLGDCVTDVVTWEEIKWMHGALIAERADCEIAESFFNSVTRRIFSTVGVNPLVEYVFPDNEPGDIDDGPPVTRRYAWRDDTADVVRRMLHDLSWDVARWRDMDGDAERVAERIDAELLTLRSALGFDAIEVLEAPFFRNKGAYLVGRLLRDDDKPALPLLLPLLNGDEGIYVDAVLLSEDEASIVFGFSWSYFLVEIARPHAVVDFLHGIMPLKRIDELYNSIGFNKHGKTELYRTLVAHLAAPGARFEFAPGEQGLVMSVFTLPSLNVVFKIIRDRFGHPKRTTRRRVMDKYQFVFVRDRVGRLADAQEFEHLDLPRGCFSEPLLAHLLDAAPSSVELRGDHVVVRHLYTERRVTPLNVYLRDESPYDAALAMLDYGTAIKDLAAANIFTGDMLMKNFGVSRHGRVIFYDYDELSLLTDCVFRRLPQPQTPEQEMAAEPWYYVGENDVFPEEFEAFMVPPGKLRKRFLQRHGDLFTVEFWQSMQERQRHGDMPDVFPYPESRRLRHT is encoded by the coding sequence GTGACGTCGGGTGTCATGAACGGCAACGGGAACGTCGAGGCCGTGGCGACGGCGATTCACGAGGCGTACGACGCCTACCAGAGCCGCTTCCGCGCCATCACGCGACGCGCGTCCGAGCATTTCGTGCGGCGCGAATGGCGCGACGCGCAGCGCGATGCCTCGGAGCGGATCGTGCTCTACAAGCAACACGTGGACATGGTGCTGGCACAGACGCGCGCCATGTTGGGCGATTGCGTCACCGACGTCGTAACGTGGGAAGAAATAAAATGGATGCACGGCGCCCTCATCGCCGAGCGCGCCGACTGCGAGATCGCGGAGAGCTTTTTCAATTCCGTGACGCGGCGCATTTTCTCGACGGTCGGTGTGAATCCGTTGGTCGAATACGTTTTCCCCGACAACGAGCCCGGCGACATTGACGACGGTCCGCCGGTCACGCGGCGCTATGCGTGGCGGGACGACACGGCCGACGTCGTTCGGCGCATGCTCCACGATCTGTCGTGGGATGTGGCGCGGTGGCGCGACATGGACGGCGACGCCGAGCGGGTCGCCGAGCGCATCGACGCCGAGCTGCTCACGCTGCGGAGTGCGTTAGGCTTCGACGCGATCGAGGTGCTCGAGGCGCCGTTCTTCCGCAACAAAGGCGCCTATCTCGTCGGCCGCTTGCTGCGCGACGACGACAAGCCGGCGCTCCCGCTGCTGCTGCCGCTGCTCAACGGCGACGAGGGCATCTACGTGGATGCGGTGCTGCTGAGCGAGGACGAGGCGAGCATCGTCTTCGGGTTCAGCTGGTCGTATTTCCTCGTCGAGATCGCGCGCCCGCACGCAGTGGTCGATTTTCTCCACGGGATCATGCCGCTCAAGCGCATCGACGAGTTGTACAACTCGATCGGGTTCAACAAGCACGGCAAGACCGAGCTCTATCGGACGCTGGTCGCGCACCTCGCGGCGCCCGGCGCGCGTTTCGAGTTCGCGCCCGGCGAGCAGGGCCTCGTGATGAGCGTGTTCACGCTGCCGTCGCTCAACGTCGTGTTCAAGATCATCAGGGACCGCTTCGGCCATCCGAAGCGCACCACCCGGCGGCGCGTGATGGACAAGTACCAGTTCGTGTTCGTGCGCGACCGCGTGGGCCGCCTGGCGGACGCCCAGGAGTTCGAACACCTCGACCTGCCGCGCGGCTGCTTCAGCGAGCCGCTGCTGGCGCACCTGCTCGATGCGGCGCCGTCGAGCGTCGAGCTCCGCGGCGACCACGTCGTCGTTAGGCATCTGTACACCGAGCGGCGCGTCACGCCGCTCAACGTCTACCTGCGCGATGAGTCGCCGTACGACGCGGCGCTCGCGATGCTCGACTACGGCACCGCCATCAAGGATCTCGCCGCGGCGAATATTTTCACCGGCGACATGCTGATGAAGAATTTCGGCGTGAGCCGCCACGGACGCGTGATCTTCTACGACTACGATGAGTTGTCGCTCCTCACCGATTGTGTGTTCCGGCGCCTGCCGCAGCCGCAAACGCCCGAGCAGGAGATGGCCGCTGAGCCATGGTACTACGTGGGCGAGAACGACGTCTTCCCCGAAGAGTTCGAGGCGTTCATGGTGCCGCCCGGCAAGCTCCGCAAGCGATTCCTGCAGCGTCATGGCGATCTGTTCACCGTCGAGTTCTGGCAATCGATGCAGGAGCGGCAACGTCACGGCGACATGCCGGACGTGTTCCCGTACCCCGAGTCGAGGCGGCTGCGTCACACGTGA
- the icd gene encoding NADP-dependent isocitrate dehydrogenase, with protein sequence MSTSTVSEYKHLAPADGEPITMRDGKLSVPTEPIIPFIEGDGTGPDIWRASQLVLDGAVRIAYGSKRRIAWFEVLAGEKSKNVLNTWLPEETVAAISKYLVAIKGPLTTPVGGGFRSLNVALRQQLDLYACVRPVRWFEGVPSPVKAPQDVNMVIFRENTEDIYAGIEYKARSPEAEKLIRFLRDELGARTIRFPDSSGIGIKPISEEGSKRLVRAAIDYAIAQRLPSVTLVHKGNIMKYTEGAFRDWGYETARQEYGATELDGGPWLKLPNGPVIKDVIADAFLQQILLRPKDYSVIATPNLNGDYISDALAAQVGGIGIAPGANINYLTGHAVFEATHGTAPKYAGQDKVNPGSLILSGEMMLRYLGWPEAADLIVRSLEKTIAQKRVTYDFERLMPGSTLLKTSEFAKAMVENM encoded by the coding sequence ATGTCGACCTCCACCGTGTCCGAATACAAGCACCTTGCACCGGCCGACGGCGAGCCGATCACCATGCGCGATGGTAAGCTGTCCGTGCCCACCGAGCCCATCATTCCGTTCATCGAAGGCGACGGCACCGGGCCTGACATCTGGCGCGCCTCACAACTCGTGCTCGATGGCGCGGTCCGCATAGCGTACGGCTCAAAGCGTCGCATTGCGTGGTTCGAGGTGCTGGCCGGCGAGAAATCCAAGAATGTGCTCAATACGTGGCTGCCTGAGGAAACGGTGGCCGCGATCTCGAAATATCTGGTCGCAATCAAAGGACCGCTCACGACGCCGGTCGGCGGCGGATTCCGCTCGCTCAACGTCGCGCTGCGCCAGCAACTCGATCTGTACGCCTGCGTGCGACCCGTGCGCTGGTTCGAGGGTGTGCCCTCACCGGTCAAGGCGCCGCAGGATGTGAACATGGTGATCTTCCGCGAGAATACGGAAGACATCTACGCCGGCATCGAGTACAAGGCGCGCTCACCGGAAGCCGAGAAGCTCATCCGGTTTCTGCGCGACGAGCTGGGGGCGCGCACCATTCGCTTTCCGGACTCCAGCGGCATCGGCATCAAGCCGATCTCAGAGGAAGGCAGCAAGCGTCTGGTGCGGGCGGCGATCGACTATGCCATCGCCCAGCGGCTCCCGAGCGTGACCCTGGTGCACAAGGGGAACATCATGAAGTACACGGAAGGCGCGTTCCGCGACTGGGGCTACGAGACGGCGCGCCAGGAGTACGGCGCCACGGAGCTCGACGGCGGCCCGTGGCTCAAGCTGCCTAACGGACCGGTGATCAAGGACGTGATCGCCGACGCGTTCCTGCAGCAGATTCTCCTGCGGCCCAAGGATTACAGCGTGATCGCGACGCCCAACTTGAACGGCGACTACATCTCGGACGCGCTGGCGGCGCAGGTCGGCGGCATCGGCATCGCCCCCGGCGCGAACATCAACTATCTCACCGGTCACGCCGTGTTCGAAGCCACGCACGGCACGGCGCCCAAGTACGCGGGCCAGGACAAGGTAAACCCGGGCTCGCTGATTCTGAGCGGCGAGATGATGCTCCGCTATCTGGGGTGGCCGGAGGCAGCGGATCTGATCGTCCGCTCGCTCGAGAAGACGATCGCGCAGAAGCGCGTGACGTACGATTTCGAGCGGTTGATGCCCGGCTCGACGCTGCTCAAGACGAGCGAGTTCGCGAAGGCAATGGTGGAGAACATGTAG